From one Flavobacterium sp. N502536 genomic stretch:
- a CDS encoding CYTH domain-containing protein, which translates to MVEIERKFLVKSADFKEQAFAHNKIAQGYLSAVPERTVRVRIKGERGFITIKGISHQGGMSRFEWENEIPLDEALELLKLCEKGKIEKTRYEIKSGKHIFEVDEFYGENEGLVMAEVELESETELFEKPDWLGEEVTDDPRYYNAYLSKNPFKEWKK; encoded by the coding sequence ATGGTCGAAATAGAAAGAAAGTTTCTTGTAAAATCAGCTGATTTTAAAGAGCAGGCTTTTGCACACAATAAAATTGCCCAGGGATACTTAAGTGCTGTTCCTGAAAGAACGGTTCGTGTGCGTATTAAAGGGGAAAGAGGTTTTATTACCATAAAAGGAATCAGCCATCAGGGCGGAATGTCCCGTTTTGAATGGGAAAATGAAATCCCGCTGGATGAAGCACTAGAATTGCTTAAATTATGTGAAAAAGGAAAGATTGAAAAGACACGTTACGAGATAAAATCAGGCAAACACATTTTTGAAGTAGACGAATTTTACGGAGAAAATGAAGGCTTGGTGATGGCCGAAGTAGAACTGGAATCGGAAACAGAACTTTTTGAAAAACCGGATTGGCTGGGGGAAGAGGTAACGGATGATCCACGATACTACAATGCTTATTTGAGTAAGAATCCTTTTAAAGAATGGAAGAAGTAA
- a CDS encoding YpdA family putative bacillithiol disulfide reductase, translating to MEEVKFMEVYDLIIVGGGPIGLACAIEAQKKGLRYLIIEKGALVNSIFNYPLYMTFFSTAERLEIGDIPFSCLAPKPGRQEALEYYRNIHRYFNFSIQLFERVTQVEKQADASFKITTDKTVYEARNVVIATGFYDIPIEMNVKGERLPKVRHYYKEAHEYAFRNVLVVGANNSSVDAALECWRKGANVTMVIRKNVINSRVKYWAKPDIENRIAEGSIKAYFESNITEIRENEVEIETPTGKITLENDFVLALTGYKPDLTFLEKMGIQLAEDELRTPTYHPETMETNVEGLFLAGVICGGMYTHKWFIENSRVHANMIVDYITSK from the coding sequence ATGGAAGAAGTAAAGTTTATGGAAGTATATGATTTGATCATTGTAGGGGGCGGTCCAATTGGTCTGGCCTGTGCAATCGAAGCTCAGAAAAAAGGTTTGCGTTATCTGATTATTGAAAAAGGCGCTCTTGTGAATAGTATTTTCAATTATCCTTTGTACATGACTTTTTTCTCCACTGCTGAAAGACTTGAAATTGGAGATATTCCGTTCAGTTGTCTGGCACCAAAGCCAGGCCGTCAGGAAGCATTGGAATATTACCGAAACATTCACCGATACTTTAATTTTTCGATTCAATTGTTTGAAAGGGTGACACAGGTTGAAAAACAGGCTGATGCTTCTTTTAAAATTACCACCGACAAGACGGTTTATGAAGCCAGGAATGTCGTGATTGCAACCGGTTTTTATGATATTCCGATTGAAATGAATGTAAAAGGGGAGCGGTTGCCAAAAGTGCGTCACTATTATAAAGAAGCGCACGAATATGCTTTCAGGAATGTTCTGGTTGTAGGAGCAAATAACTCTTCGGTAGATGCAGCATTGGAATGTTGGCGAAAAGGAGCAAATGTGACGATGGTTATCCGAAAAAACGTGATCAACAGCAGGGTTAAATACTGGGCGAAGCCCGATATTGAAAACCGAATTGCCGAAGGCAGTATCAAGGCTTATTTTGAATCGAATATTACTGAAATTCGTGAAAATGAAGTCGAAATAGAAACTCCTACGGGGAAAATTACACTCGAGAATGATTTTGTACTTGCGTTAACCGGTTACAAGCCAGATTTGACTTTTCTGGAAAAAATGGGGATACAATTAGCGGAAGACGAACTAAGAACTCCAACCTACCATCCGGAAACGATGGAAACGAATGTAGAGGGTTTGTTTTTGGCTGGTGTAATTTGTGGAGGCATGTACACACACAAATGGTTTATCGAAAACTCCCGTGTTCATGCTAATATGATTGTGGATTATATTACTTCAAAATAA
- a CDS encoding protein adenylyltransferase SelO, protein MKNLKINNRFTAELPADPNETNEVRQVSNALFSYVNPTKPSNPKLIHASAEVAESVGISTTEIQSESFLNVFSGKEILPETCPFAMCYAGHQFGNWAGQLGDGRAINLTEVEHNGESFTLQLKGAGKTPYSRTADGLAVLRSSVREYLCAEAMFHLGVPTTRSLSLITSGDQVLRDILYNGNSAYEKGAIVCRVAPSFIRFGSFEMLTARNELRNLKQFVEYNIKHYFPEIKGEPKEQYLQFFKTVADTTREMILHWQRVGFVHGVMNTDNMSIHGITIDYGPYGWLENYDPNWTPNTTDSQYRRYRFGNQPQIAQWNLYQLANAIYPLINEAEPLEKILESFIIDFDSDYKTMFLSKLGLFTSTETDSELITALESTLQLSETDMTIFFRNLSNVQKSDAAEKAIEKIKEAFYIPEQISGTVLESWQNWFTTYLERLQTELLTDQERAAKMNTINPKYVLRNYMAQLAIDAADQEDYSLIDELYTLLQKPYDEQPEYQKWFAKRPDWARSKVGCSMLSCSS, encoded by the coding sequence ATGAAAAATTTAAAAATAAATAATCGATTTACCGCTGAACTGCCTGCAGATCCAAACGAAACCAATGAAGTTCGTCAGGTCTCCAATGCGCTTTTCTCTTATGTAAATCCAACAAAACCATCAAATCCTAAACTTATTCATGCTTCCGCAGAAGTAGCAGAATCGGTTGGAATTTCGACTACTGAAATTCAGTCTGAATCGTTTTTGAATGTCTTTTCGGGAAAAGAAATTCTTCCGGAAACGTGTCCGTTCGCCATGTGTTATGCGGGGCATCAGTTTGGAAACTGGGCCGGACAATTGGGTGATGGTCGTGCCATTAATTTAACAGAAGTCGAACACAATGGCGAATCATTTACACTACAATTAAAAGGCGCAGGAAAAACGCCCTATTCGCGAACCGCTGATGGTTTGGCTGTTTTGCGCTCGTCTGTAAGGGAGTATCTGTGTGCCGAAGCCATGTTTCATTTAGGAGTTCCCACTACCCGATCGCTTTCGCTTATAACCTCGGGGGATCAGGTTTTACGCGATATCTTATACAACGGAAATTCAGCTTATGAAAAAGGAGCGATTGTTTGCCGTGTTGCTCCCTCGTTTATCCGTTTTGGCAGCTTCGAAATGCTGACAGCCCGAAATGAACTTCGAAATCTAAAACAATTTGTCGAATATAACATCAAACATTATTTCCCTGAAATTAAGGGAGAACCTAAAGAACAGTATTTACAATTCTTTAAAACCGTAGCCGATACAACTCGTGAAATGATTCTGCACTGGCAGCGTGTAGGTTTTGTACACGGTGTGATGAATACCGATAATATGTCGATTCACGGCATCACAATTGATTATGGCCCTTACGGCTGGCTAGAAAACTATGATCCAAACTGGACACCCAATACAACCGACAGTCAATACAGAAGGTATCGTTTTGGGAATCAGCCACAGATTGCACAATGGAATTTGTACCAATTGGCCAATGCTATTTATCCGTTAATCAATGAAGCCGAACCTTTAGAAAAAATACTGGAATCGTTTATAATTGATTTTGATTCCGATTACAAAACCATGTTTTTAAGTAAATTAGGATTATTCACTTCAACCGAAACTGATAGCGAGCTAATTACTGCTTTAGAAAGTACGCTGCAATTATCGGAGACGGATATGACTATTTTCTTCCGAAATTTGAGCAACGTTCAAAAATCAGATGCTGCAGAAAAAGCAATAGAAAAAATTAAGGAGGCATTTTATATTCCGGAACAAATTTCAGGTACTGTTTTAGAATCATGGCAAAACTGGTTTACGACCTATCTTGAAAGGCTTCAAACTGAATTACTCACTGACCAGGAGCGCGCTGCAAAAATGAATACCATAAATCCGAAGTATGTACTGCGAAACTATATGGCGCAACTGGCGATTGATGCAGCCGACCAAGAAGATTATTCACTAATCGATGAGCTTTATACTCTTTTGCAGAAGCCTTATGACGAACAGCCGGAATACCAAAAATGGTTCGCTAAGCGCCCGGATTGGGCCAGGTCTAAAGTGGGTTGTTCTATGCTTTCCTGTAGCTCTTAG
- the msrA gene encoding peptide-methionine (S)-S-oxide reductase MsrA → MGNLSVATFGGGCFWCIEAVIQRLKGVESLKSGYSGGFIKNPPYREVCTGRTGHAEVIQVTFNPDIISYHDLIFIFMTSHDPTTLNRQGADSGTQYRSIVLYHDDEQKAVAEQVFEEVKAFYEDPIVTQLIPFEVFYEAEADHQNYYNNNQEARYCQIVIDPKVHKLKKMYADRLVD, encoded by the coding sequence ATGGGAAATTTATCAGTTGCCACTTTTGGTGGAGGATGTTTTTGGTGTATTGAAGCTGTAATTCAGCGTTTAAAGGGAGTAGAATCCTTAAAATCAGGGTATTCAGGAGGTTTTATTAAAAACCCGCCCTATCGTGAAGTTTGTACTGGCAGAACCGGTCACGCAGAAGTCATACAAGTAACCTTTAATCCTGACATAATTTCATACCACGATTTGATTTTTATATTCATGACAAGCCACGACCCAACCACTTTAAACCGTCAGGGCGCGGATAGCGGAACACAATACCGCTCGATCGTTTTATATCACGATGACGAACAAAAAGCGGTGGCAGAACAGGTTTTTGAGGAAGTAAAAGCTTTCTACGAGGATCCGATTGTGACACAGCTCATTCCGTTTGAAGTTTTCTATGAAGCCGAAGCCGATCATCAAAATTATTACAACAACAATCAGGAAGCGCGTTACTGTCAAATCGTAATTGATCCTAAAGTGCACAAACTGAAAAAAATGTACGCTGACAGACTAGTTGACTAA
- a CDS encoding aminotransferase class V-fold PLP-dependent enzyme, producing MNSKNSTITLETYFQDFRKNIVGINQEFTSPYGKKQIIYTDWTASGRLYRPIEEKILNEFGPFVANTHTETTVSGTAMTKAYHHARSIIKRHTNASNDDVLITDGTGMTGVVNKFQRILGLKIPENLKDCTVVPAEKRPVVFISHMEHHSNQTSWLETIADVEIIPSCEKGLFCLDNLEQLLEKYKDRTIKIASITSCSNVTGLKTPFHEAAKLMHKHNGVCFVDFACSGPYVEIDMHPEDPEAYLDAIFFSPHKFLGGPGTSGVLIFNKKLYNNMIPDCPGGGTVSWTNPWGEHKYIDNIEDREDGGTPGFLQVIKTALAIELKEEMGIENILQREHEIVDYVFNELDSVSNIKILAGQHKNRLGVVSFFIENLHFNLGVKLLNDKFGIQTRGGCSCAGTYGHFLLHVDQETSNKLVNEITIGDLIKKPGWIRMSIHPTTTDKEIAFVCESIKDLAKNHTEWALDYTYNKNTNEFVHKDATSFEDELVAGWFKS from the coding sequence ATGAACAGCAAAAATAGTACCATCACTTTAGAAACCTATTTTCAGGATTTTAGAAAGAATATTGTAGGAATTAATCAGGAATTTACCTCTCCTTACGGCAAAAAACAGATTATTTATACCGATTGGACTGCCAGCGGAAGGTTATACCGACCTATTGAAGAGAAAATTCTCAATGAATTCGGGCCTTTTGTTGCCAATACGCATACCGAAACTACCGTGTCAGGTACTGCCATGACAAAAGCGTATCATCATGCCAGATCGATCATCAAACGTCATACAAATGCCAGTAACGACGATGTATTGATCACAGATGGTACCGGAATGACAGGTGTTGTTAATAAATTTCAACGTATTTTAGGTTTAAAAATCCCTGAGAATTTAAAAGATTGTACGGTTGTTCCTGCTGAAAAACGTCCTGTTGTTTTTATTTCTCATATGGAACACCATTCCAATCAAACGTCGTGGTTAGAAACGATTGCCGATGTTGAAATTATTCCATCTTGCGAAAAAGGACTTTTTTGTCTGGATAATTTAGAGCAATTACTGGAGAAATATAAAGACAGAACGATCAAGATTGCTTCTATCACCTCCTGTTCGAATGTTACAGGTTTAAAAACACCGTTTCATGAGGCTGCAAAGTTAATGCACAAGCACAATGGCGTTTGTTTTGTTGATTTTGCCTGTTCGGGTCCATATGTAGAAATCGACATGCATCCCGAAGATCCGGAAGCGTATTTGGATGCTATTTTCTTTTCACCGCACAAATTTTTAGGAGGCCCAGGAACTTCGGGTGTTCTAATTTTTAATAAAAAGTTATACAACAATATGATCCCGGATTGTCCCGGAGGAGGAACAGTGAGCTGGACCAATCCGTGGGGCGAACATAAATATATAGATAACATTGAGGATCGTGAAGATGGCGGTACTCCCGGGTTTCTTCAGGTTATTAAAACCGCACTGGCTATTGAGCTAAAAGAGGAAATGGGAATCGAAAACATCCTGCAACGCGAGCATGAGATTGTTGACTACGTTTTTAATGAATTAGATTCTGTTTCCAATATTAAAATCCTGGCGGGACAGCATAAAAACCGTTTGGGAGTTGTTTCGTTTTTTATCGAAAATCTTCATTTTAATTTAGGAGTGAAATTACTGAACGATAAATTCGGAATTCAAACCAGAGGAGGATGCAGTTGTGCCGGAACTTACGGACACTTTTTATTGCACGTAGATCAGGAAACTTCCAATAAACTGGTAAACGAAATTACTATTGGCGATTTAATCAAAAAACCGGGATGGATCAGAATGTCAATTCACCCAACTACTACTGATAAAGAAATTGCTTTTGTTTGCGAAAGCATCAAAGATTTGGCTAAAAACCATACAGAATGGGCTTTGGACTATACTTATAACAAAAATACCAATGAGTTTGTTCACAAGGATGCCACTTCGTTTGAAGACGAGTTAGTAGCCGGCTGGTTCAAATCGTAA